The Pristiophorus japonicus isolate sPriJap1 chromosome 2, sPriJap1.hap1, whole genome shotgun sequence DNA segment ttccagcactgaaccctgcggcaccccactagtcactgcctgtcattatgaaaagaacccgtttattcccactctttgcttcctgtctgccaaccagttctctatccacatcagtatattacccccactaccatgtgctttgattttgcacactaatctcttgtgtgggaccttgtcaaaagccttttgaaagtccaaatacaccacatccactggttctcccttgtccactcttctagttacatcttcaaaaaactctagaagatttgtcaagcatgctgacaaatttataaatccatgctgacttggaccgatcctgtcactgctttccaaatgcgctgctatttcatctttaataactgattccagcattttccccaccaccgatgtcaggctaaccaatctataattacccgttttctctccctccttttttaaaaagtggggttacattagctactctccaatccataggaactgaaccagagtccatggaatgttggaaaatgaccaccaatgcatctactatttctagggccacttccttaagtactctgggatgcagactatcaggccctggggatttattggccttcagtcccttcaatttccccaacaccatttcctgactaataaggatttccctcagttcccccttctcgctagaccctcggtgcccaagtattttcgggaggttattcgtgtcttccttagtgaagacagaaccaaagtatttgttcaattggtctgccatttccttgttccccattatgaattcccctgattctgactgcaaaggacctacattagtcttcactaatctttttctcttcacatatctgtagaagcttttgcagtcagtttttatgtaccctgcaagcttacactcgtactctattttccccctcctaattaaacccttagtcctcctctgctgaattctaaatgtctcccagtcatccgatttgctgctttttctggccaatttatatgcctcttccttggatttaacactttccctaatttcccttgttagccacggttgagccaccttcacttttttattctttcgccacacagggatgtacaattgttgtagttcacccatgtgatggttaaatgtctgccattgcctatctaccgtcaacgctttaagtatcattctccagcctatcctagccaattcacgtctcataccgttgaaatttcctttctttaagttcaggaccctagactctgaattaactgtcactctccatcgtaatgaagaattctaccatattatggtcactattccccaaggagcCCCACAGGAccagattgctaactaatcctctcttgttacacaagacccagtctaggatgacctgctctctaattggttcctcgacatattgctgtagaaaaccatccgttatacactccaggaaatcttcctccacagtattgctatcagtttggttagcccaatcaatatgcagattaaagtcacccatgataatggcTGTAcacttattgcatgcgtccctaatttcctgtttgatgccatccccaacctccctactactgtttggtggtctgtacacaactcctactaacgttttctgccctttggtgtttcacagctctacccatatagattctacatcatccacgctaatgtccttccttactattgcgttaatctcctcttcaaccagtaacgctaccccacctccttttcattcctgtccgtccttcctgaatattgaatatccctggatgttgagttcccagccttggttaccttggagccatatctccataatcccaattacatcatatctgttaacagctatctgcgcagttaatccaccttattacgaatgctcagagactcagagccttcaggcttgttttttaacacactttttccttttagaattatgttggtgtggccctttttgatttttgcccttgatttctctgccctccactcttgcttttctccttcctaccttttgcttttgccccctttttacttcactctgcctccctgcatagattcccatccccctgcctttttagtttaaaccatccccaacagcactagcaaacactccaccttggacattggttccgatcctgcccagatgcagactgtctggtttgtactggtaccacctcccccagaaccgattgcaatgtcccaagaattttaaTCCctgccccttgcaccattcctcaagccacatattcatctgagctatcctgcaattctgactcttaactagcacgtggcactggcagcaatcctgagattactacctttgagatcctgctttttaatttaactcctagctccctaaattcagcttgtaggacctcatcctgttttttacctatatcgttggtacctatatgtaccacgacagctggctgtccaccctccccctccagaatgcgctgcagctgctccttgacccttgcaccagggaggcaacataccatcctggattctcgtttGCGGccgagaaacacctatctattccccttacaatagaatcccctatcactatagctctcccactctttttcctgcattcctgtgcagcagagccaccctggtgccatggacttggctactgctactctcccctgatgagtcatctcccccaacagcacccaatgtgatgtatctgttttggagggagatgaccgctgagtacccctgcactaccttccttccactgctctacctGATGGTCACCCAATCCTTATCTGGTTATGTAACCTTTacttgtggtgtgaccaactcactaaacgtgctattcacaacatcctcagcatcgtggatgatccagagtgagttcatgcacagctccagtgccacaatgcagtctgccaggagctgcagctgggcacacttcctgcactgatttcccacatagcataggaggagcatgacactggtctgggttctcctgccatggcctaacccttaaattaacctaattgataacaacaccaaaggtttcttactgatcagattAAGTGAGTAGGGAATTCACAcaactcaaaagtctcttccaaaccctgaaggcttcagcttctgacattggaaagtgaacagctgtgaaatggtagcttttattaccacttctgcagctgtcaactagtcaaagcaatagaGATTCCCTGAGAACCTGACTCCACTAACCTGGCATGAAACCTGAGGTACGGTAAGCCCATCAAAAGGTTGTtacaattgtaagtgcctgcttttaagcttcttaactagcatttaagtacctttttaatATTACTTAACTGTCCCGCCGCTTCTATCTGAACGCAGATCAAATCGgtcagaaactcacatggaggcggaTTCCGagcgggatcctgacccgctgtcaatcagggccattttgacagcgggctcaCCTCCAAACCTGCACTTGCAGGGCTGAAAAGATTCAGGCCAATATCATACCTAATATTATACACACCTCCTCAAAGCAATGGCAATCCTTCGACAGCCAGGTTCATTTACAAAAATTGTCCACCCCTTTGAATGGTAAACAGCAACCTTTGAGTGTTACTTTCTAACCTAATTTTGTGCTTCCCAGCCAATCTTGAGGCAGGTCTGTCCCATTGAGCAAGTTTTCCATGTGAAGGTAGCATGTGGAAACTAAAGGCAGGGGATTGCTTCACAAAATTCACTGACTCCAGCCCTCCTCACTGTCAACGCAGCCTTACCCAATTAATGGGTAAGCACAGCTCCAATTTTGCAGAACCCTGGAGATAAAGCATATTTGACAGAACTCCGCGTTGGATTTACAGATCAATAGGACTTCCCCAATGGTTGATTTGGCAAAGACAACCTGCAACTGGGCCGTACAACCTAGAATCTCACAAAAtgatattttttttttattcgttccgagatgtgggcatcactggcaaggccagcaattattgcccatccctaatcgcccttaagGAAAtgatggtgagccactttcttgaactgctgcagtccttctaGTGAAAGAACTCCCACAGTGgtgtccaggaatttgacccagtgacgatgaaggaagggcgatatatttccaagtcaggattgtggggaacttgcaggtaatggtgttttaacgcgcctgctgcccttgtccttctaggtggtagaggtcacagatttggaaggtgctgccaaagaagctgtggcaagttgctgcagtgcatcttatagatggtgtgcactgcagccatggtacaccagtggtggagggagtgaatgttgaaggtggtagatgggggtgtcaatcaagcgggctgctttgtcctagatggtgttgggtttcttgagtgttgttggagctgcactcgtccaggcaagtggagagtattccatcaaactcctaacttgtgcctttatagatggtggaaaggctttggggagtcaggaggtgagacacttgccgcagaatgctcagcctctgacatgctcctgttgccacagtatttacatggctggtccagttaagtttctggtcaatgataacccccaggatgttgttggtgaGGGATTCGGCGAAGGTAATGTAGTTGACTATtaaggggaggtgattagacttTCATTTGTTGGACATGGTAATTgcctggtgcaaatgttacttgccacttatcagctcaagcctaaatatcatccaggtcttgctgcatgctggcatagactgcttcattatatgaggagttacgaatggaactgaacactgcaatcatcagcaaacatccccacatctgaccttttatgatggtgggaaggtcattgatgaagcagctgaagatggttgggcctaggacactgccctaaggaactcctgcagcgatgtcctggggctaggatgattgctctccaacaaccacaaccttcttccttgtcttttgcacttgcgtgctgggctccatcattgttcatggagcttcctcctcccgttagttgtttaattgtccaccaccattcacggctgaatgtagcaggactgcagagctttgatctgatctgttgattgtgggatcgcttagccctgtctatagcatgctgcttctgctgtttaacatACAAGTagttctggtgtgcaatggctgccacacgttaaaaaaaatccacgcacaggcatcttccacccttgaggatgtagttcgggttcttcattcgaaacagctgtgaactcatcttttttttggtgtggaagcaagtcatcctcgtttcgagggaccgcctatgatgatgaattctggattgcagcttcaccaggttggtacctcatttttaggtacgcctggtgctgctcctggcatgctcttctgcactcttcattgaaccaggagtggtcccctggcttgataatggtagggtgagggatatgccgggccatgaggttacagattgtggtggaatacaattctgctgctgctgatggcccacagtgcctcgtgGATGctggttttgagctgctagatctgctctgaatctatcccatttagcatggtggtagtgccaaacaacacgatggagagtgtcttcagtgtgaagacgggacttcgtctccacaaggtctGTGCGGTGatcatgcatctgcgacaggtagattgctgaggacgaggtcaagtaggtgtttccctcatgttggttccctCACCACTCTGgctcagtctggcagttatgtccttcaatcTCGgctagctcagtcagtagtggtgctaccaagccactcttggtgatggatattgaagtcccccatccagagtacactctgtgcccttgctgccctcagtgcttcttccaagtgctgttcaacGTGGAAGAGTACTGATTCTGCATTATTTTCTGTGTACCAGGTTCCATATCACATGAGGTATTGCAAACAATGATTAAGAAGAAGGTGCACAAGGTTTACTTTCTGATCTTGCTTTCCATTAAAGCTGTGCAAAGCTGTTAAGATTTCACCTCCGTGCTGGCTGCTAATTAATGCTATTGGTAATCTCCAATTTACCCAATTTCCCAAATGTGCATTCCTTTGCCAGGGAATAGTTCCATGGGTGCAGGCAGGCCTCATTGCCTTATACAAGTGGCCAGGATACTTGACTGTGGAGGGCCTCACTATTAATAATGTTAGAAGTTCcaacctttggatgagatgttaactaTGGCCATGTACATGTTTCAGGGATTCAAGTGGATGATaaagatcccattacactatttGATAAAAGGTAGGGAGTTCACTCAGTGTCTTtttcaacattcctccctcaactaacACCTCAGCTGCCAATTGCTGCCCTCCAGTTTGGTGATTATTAAATTGTGTCTGCAAAATAGCCCTTCTGAATCCCTGTACTCTTTAAAATGCATCACAAAGGTGTTTTAAAAAACCGGAGGCAGAGTAATAGTCAACTTTGGCAAAGCAGAAAACAGGCCTTGTTTACAACCTATTTGCTTTTCTTTCACTTTcactggaaaggaaaattgggtggggtgtatCTGCTGTGGATAATTTTCAAACCCTGTCAAAGTTTAAAAAATCCCTAAGATTTCCTGTAGGAAATAAATGTTGTATCATCGGAGCTCACTGGCCTCTTCACAAATGTTTTTAATGTATTATTGCAAAAACTGCATTCTTGTGTCCATCACTTTATCTCTATAATACATTTGATGGACTATTGGGTAGCACTGCAGGTTAAGCCATGACCAGTTCATGTCCCGCAGCACTCCCATCGTAACTACTTCTTGTGAGTCATATTTGAAGACTTTGGCTTATAGTTTTTAGGAAAAAAAACATTGAATTATAGAATGTGATCCTAAAGCACCAATAAAAATCCTGAAATCCAATGTAACAAAAAAATAAAATGCAAGAAAAATTGTATTCAGTTGCCTTGAAATATTGACTTTGGTCACAGGCCTTTATGTTGTTTTTAGATTCTTCATTTTTTGGGGGGGATGTGCCAATGTTTTTGAATCTGGTCCTCAGCTTTTCCCGGTTTTATAGGTTGGCATTTATGCAAATCCATAAAAAATAGGTTAACTGGTCATTCAACTAGTtgccatttgtgggaccttgctttgcgtAAGATGGTTGCCACATTTTCTACATAACAGCAGAGACTtcattttaaaataattaattgTAGGTGAAGGACTTTGAGGACTTTCTGAGAGAGATATATCAAAATGTACATCTTTTTCATTTCAGGCCAGCTACAGCGTTGATCCAGGTCCGGAAAAGCTATCTAACCTGCAAGGTCAGGTGAATGAGGTAAAGGGCATCAtgacacacaacattgaaaaggttCTAGACAGAGGAGAAAGACTGGATGATCTCATCATTAAAACGGATGATCTCCAAGCTTCTGTAAGTATCCCTTTTTCCAGAGGTTACAAGGAAGGTTTCCCCTGTTTACTATTTGTAGCAAAATCTTAAACTCTTCTATATCATTTTATTTCAAATGGTAAATGGGAAAAAAAGTAAACAGTTCCCTTATTATGTTTTTATGCTTTTTTCTGTAAATTTTCATCAAGGTTCCGGGTGTCAGTGCTAAGGAATATCTCCATGTTTGTCACCTAGTGTCACGTCAAGTATTCCCATGTTAGTTATAGTGCAgttggatgcagagtaaagctccttctattcTACCTCATCAATGTGTTTTGACCCCATCCCAAAAGGGCACTTTACTTTTccagtgtgacatttccatttcctaCACCAGCAATCCTTGTGGCTTTTCTAAGTGAGGCTGCTCATTTGTCTCAGATTGCAAGCACTATATTTTTGTGGGCCAACATTGAGTTAAGACTGTTCAAGTTCATTTCCCTTAACAGAAGAGATTTTCATTTAGTACAAGTAGATTGAGTGATGTTCCAGGGCTGCCAGTTCTGTGAAATTGTTCCCAACTTTAGCACCAGCAGTTACAGAGAGAATACATATGTACACAAACCAAACACATGCACACTTATTTAAAAGTGGCAATCCACAACTTTACTTCCTGCCCACAGAATTTACTAATGGCTGGGGCAGATCCGTACAAGCCGGCTATGGAAAAATTACATTACTGGTGTAACACAGGCAGGGTGGGCCCTTAGCTGCTCATAGTCAGATAGAGTGGCAGCCATTGTCTGTCATTGCAGGGATATCGTTAAAGTAGGGACTGTTGTCAATTACAACACTACAACCTAAAAGGGACATATGACTCAGACAACTCAGCTGACCAGGGAATTGAACCTCCATACTCTACTCTGTGATACCATCTGTGAACCCGTACATTTTTGTTTCATTTTTCAAGACAGTGGATTCCCACCTTGAGTTCTGAATAACATGTCAGCTGTACGTTTGCATTATAACTAATGAAATGTGTTTTCAACATCTGATGGGTTGTAAATACAGTAAATGAAAAGGAAGATAGACAAACTGGAGAAGATTAGGTTTACAGTCTAGTCTtcttaaacataagaattaggaacgtaggccatatagcccctcagccagctccgccattcaataagatcatgactgatcttcgacctcaactccaccctcctgcccgattcccatatcccttgattcccctagagtccaaaaatctatctatctcagccttgaatatactcaacgactcagcatctacagccctttgaggtagagaattccaaagattcacaacactgtaAAGAAATTCTTCttcttctcagtcttaaatggctgatcccttatcctgagactatgccccctagttccagccaggggaaacaacctctcggcatctaccatgtcaatctctctcagaatcttgtatttttcaatgatatcatctctcattcttctaaacaccagagcaTATAGGTTCATTCTACTCAAACTCATCTCATAGGACAACCATCTCATCCAAGAAATCAATTCGAATTAATACAAATGATCTATTAATTTgagttgaaattgtacaaagaacACCTCCAGTGCTGTTTTATCATAATTGCTTAATTGAAACTACCAGATTATTCACATTTTTTTAGCAAAACAACTTTGAATTAATAGTAGTAGACGGTACCTGACTATATAGACTAGGGTAAATGTTTGTAGTAAAAAGGGGGAAAGGAGTTCTTGGAACACTTTTGAAATTGTTTCCTTCATCAGTATGTTGCTTGTTCAACAAGGAAGTTGCAGTGTTAGATCGTGTTCTGTGTAAGGAGAACACGTgggatataggggccgaaattgccccttttttaagagcCATTACCTTGTCTTCCTTTATTTTTGTGGCGGTGCACACTACCACCCCACCCGTGTTCCCGCCCCATCGGGCACATACCGATCCCTTTCCGAcccacgtgggaaattgccccgcaagaACGGATCGGCTGGTGCTCCCGACAACTTTCCCTGGTAGAAAGCTGCCTGTTGCTGGGCAGCGCacccgcccttaaagaggagggcgcactgccgcggccgccattttattttaatagtcGGTCTAACAATGACAGCcacaggttcggctgggccgccaaaaggcagcccggcaccccctcttggataccgggccgctggcccagccaaaatcttccctggtggcccagtgggcccaactaaactttgtgcagagctcgcagtggccttcCCTTTTAACTGTGCCACGTCGCGCTGACATCATAAGCATCGTCGTGCTGACCGCCCACCTTCTGCCCTGATCCCAAACGGCTTCCACCCTTCAGCTGCCCCATACACCACtcggagaaaaaaaacttttaagaCCTCAAATTCGCTCAACTCATTTATGTCGGTAGATGCGCCCCGCTTTggtcagggggcaatttcggctccatagTCTTCATAACCTAATTAGGTACATGTTGAAAATACATAAAGCCAAATGTTTTGGACTAGAAATTAATTATTTTCTGTGAGAGCCCAGGTTAGTTAGACGGAGAGAATAGCAGATAAAAAAAGTGGACTAGCAGTGGGAGATATTTAAATATGAGAGTTCTAAAAATCCACGGTATCCCATCGTACGTGAGAAGATGCATTTTGTCAGGACTTCCATCACTGATCCATTTCTCTGAGGCACAGTATATAAGGAGGCTATGCTTCTCAGGAGACTGGCGCAGAGTTGTCACTTCTTGCAACAAGATCTACAACCGACTGCCAAAGGTACAACAGCATTGCAAGTTTCAGTCAAGGTATTGAAACTCTGAACTTTTTTGCcttcagctccttccaggctgccacAGGGAACATCAGTAACATTAGTCAGTCTGCAGTTCATGC contains these protein-coding regions:
- the LOC139233172 gene encoding vesicle-associated membrane protein 8; the encoded protein is MASYSVDPGPEKLSNLQGQVNEVKGIMTHNIEKVLDRGERLDDLIIKTDDLQASADSFQKTSTKIARKMWWKNIKMIVIIVVIVIVIIIFIILIATGVIPT